Genomic DNA from Haloarcula marina:
CACGCCCGCGCCGAGCGCCGTCGTCGCACAGGTCGTCACCGGCGTGTCGTCGATGGCCGCGGCCACCTTCCCGACGGTGTTGGCCGTCGCGGGTGCCAACAAGAGCACGTCGCCCCACCCGTCGACGCCGCAGAGGTCGACGTGTTCGACTCGACCGGTCAGTTCGGTCACTACGTCGTGCTCGGTGGCGAATTCGACGGCCCACGGGTGGACGATGCTCGTCGCGCTGTCTGTCATCACGGCCCGGACGTTCGCCCCCTCGCGGCGCAACTCGTGGGCCAGTTCCACCGTCTTGACCGCGGCGATGGAGCCTGAAACCCCCAACACGACGTTGACTCCCTGCAACATGGCTCGCCCTTCGCCGTCCGGGGCTAAAAGTCCCGGTTCTCACTCGCCGCTCGGCCGCCCGCCACGAAGCGCCGACGCGGCGGCGAAAGCGAGTATCGCGACCAGCACCAGTCCGAGGGCGACGACCGAGCGCCACGCGGCGGCTTGCGTCGCGGGTGGCGCGAGTGCGGGCACCAGGAGATAGCGCGCGGCGACGGCCACGCCGACGGCCACCGCGAGGACGAGGACGCTCCCGGTCGCGTGGACGAACTGGCTGTCGGTCGATTCGGCGGCCCGACCCAGCGTCGCTCCGATGCCGCTCGCGTGCGTGCCGAGGTCCCAGACCAGCAGCGACGCGGCCACGCCGCCGACGACGAGGGGCGTCCCCACGCCGAGTTCCGCGGCCCAGAGCGTCGCCCCGAACAGCAGCGCGCTCCCGAGTGAGAACCCGGCCGTCGACGACGAGAGGACGCCGTACGCCGCCAACAGGTTCGCGGATTGGAGGGCGAGACCGACGACGAGAAGCGCCGCGACCACGCTACAGAGGACGACGGCGGCGGGGCCGACCACGGCGCTCATCCCGGTCGCGGGAGCGCCGAACAGCGAGGCGCCGAGAGCGGTCGCGACGGCGGTGCCGACGAGGACCACCGCGGTGGTGAACAGCCCACCGGCCTGCAACGCGAGGGTCTCGGCTGGTGATTCGCCGAGCCAATCGGCGACCCAGTAGCGGGCCACGTCGGCGAGAAGGACGGTACAGAGCGCGACGGCTATCGCCGCCACGAGGACGTGCAGCGGACCGGACAGCAGGACACGCAGGACCTGACCGAGCACGGGGAGACCATCGAGGAACGTCGCGAACAGCGCCCGGACGGCGGGCACGAACAGGAGGACGCACTCGGCGGCGACGAGCGCCCAGACCGTCTTCGGGACCTCTCTCGGCACGGTGCTGGCCTCGTCGAGCGTCCGGAGCGTGCCGTTGCGGGCCGCGCCCTCCGCCGGAAGCCAATCGTCGAGGACCGGCGTCACCTTGGACAGCAGCCAACTGGTGCCGAGGACGGCCAGTTGGAGCGAGACGAACGCGCCGAAGGGGTCGGCGACGGCCACGGCGAGGGTCATCACGGCAACGGCGGTGAGGATGTTGAACTCCGCGTTCAGGTTCAGGAGGACGGCGACGACGACGCCGACGAGCAGGGCGTTCCCGCTCTCGCGGAGCGCGGTCCCCAGCGCTTCGGTGGCGGTGATGCCCGTCGCCGCGTCGACGACCACGCAGAGGACGGCCCACCAGCAGAGGAGGTGGACCGGCAGGGCGTAGCTTCCCGCCGCGAGGAGGGTCGCCGCGCCGAGGGCGAGCGTCCCGAGGACGAGACCGCCGCTCCCGACCGCGACGCGCGCGTTCGTCTCGCCGTCGAGCGCCCAGACCCCCGCGGCGACCAGTAGCGCGCCCGTCACGCCCGCCGCAACCGGAAGGGGTCCGTCGATGGCGAGGCCGAGGGCGACGGCGAGTGCAACCGCGACGGTCCCCGCCAACGCGGCGGTCGGTTCGACAGGTCGGGTGTCGGCGTCGGTCACTGCGACCACCCCGCCGAGGCCCGCGCGAGCGCCGCCGCCAATGGGTCGGTCGGCGTCCAGTCGACCACCCTGACCGTCCGCCGGAGGTCGTCCAGTCGTTCGTCGCGGTCGAACTC
This window encodes:
- a CDS encoding DUF7519 family protein, with protein sequence MTDADTRPVEPTAALAGTVAVALAVALGLAIDGPLPVAAGVTGALLVAAGVWALDGETNARVAVGSGGLVLGTLALGAATLLAAGSYALPVHLLCWWAVLCVVVDAATGITATEALGTALRESGNALLVGVVVAVLLNLNAEFNILTAVAVMTLAVAVADPFGAFVSLQLAVLGTSWLLSKVTPVLDDWLPAEGAARNGTLRTLDEASTVPREVPKTVWALVAAECVLLFVPAVRALFATFLDGLPVLGQVLRVLLSGPLHVLVAAIAVALCTVLLADVARYWVADWLGESPAETLALQAGGLFTTAVVLVGTAVATALGASLFGAPATGMSAVVGPAAVVLCSVVAALLVVGLALQSANLLAAYGVLSSSTAGFSLGSALLFGATLWAAELGVGTPLVVGGVAASLLVWDLGTHASGIGATLGRAAESTDSQFVHATGSVLVLAVAVGVAVAARYLLVPALAPPATQAAAWRSVVALGLVLVAILAFAAASALRGGRPSGE